Proteins encoded together in one candidate division WOR-3 bacterium window:
- the folK gene encoding 2-amino-4-hydroxy-6-hydroxymethyldihydropteridine diphosphokinase — protein sequence MKEVFLSLGTNLGDREVNLLRALVELLKLGPLERSSWYETEPIDMPGSPLFLNGVVRLWTDCALWQLFDSVQEIEKKLGRVRHDGVEKEPRTIDIDILFYGDEVFSAPGLIVPHPRLAARAFVLVPLAELAPELRHPILGMTVQEMLNGISLKGVRKWNNG from the coding sequence GTGAAGGAAGTATTCTTGAGTCTGGGAACAAATCTCGGCGACCGGGAGGTTAATCTTTTACGGGCGTTGGTCGAACTGCTTAAGTTAGGGCCGTTGGAACGTTCGTCCTGGTATGAAACGGAGCCGATAGACATGCCTGGGTCGCCCCTTTTTCTTAATGGCGTGGTAAGGTTGTGGACCGATTGTGCTCTTTGGCAACTTTTTGACTCAGTGCAAGAGATTGAAAAAAAATTGGGTCGCGTGCGGCACGACGGCGTTGAAAAGGAACCGCGGACGATTGATATTGACATCCTTTTTTATGGTGATGAGGTTTTTTCCGCGCCTGGGCTGATTGTACCGCATCCCCGGCTTGCCGCGCGGGCGTTTGTGCTAGTGCCGCTTGCCGAACTGGCACCAGAGTTGCGTCATCCAATACTGGGGATGACGGTACAGGAGATGTTGAACGGGATTTCTCTTAAAGGGGTAAGAAAGTGGAACAACGGTTGA
- a CDS encoding HAD family hydrolase encodes MSLQLSNAPGPSTAELLNVDPDEWNRHWLADPSDYVLGLAPIEVPFRRIARQLNPAVTEEQIQKTLEIRRYRFRHTLLNVEPETLAGLKTLRRLGFKTGLISNCGWDEIAAWNDSPLAPLFDTVLFSCEVKLKKPDPAIYHLAARNLAVPVAHCLFVGNGGSQELTGARNAGMTPVLITRHLEVINPERIIDVLPDARIVIRRISELALILTRK; translated from the coding sequence GTGTCTCTCCAGTTATCAAACGCCCCGGGACCAAGCACCGCCGAACTCCTTAATGTCGACCCGGACGAATGGAATCGACACTGGCTTGCCGACCCTTCGGATTATGTCCTGGGTCTGGCACCGATTGAAGTTCCCTTCCGTCGCATCGCCCGTCAGCTCAACCCCGCGGTCACCGAAGAACAAATCCAGAAGACGCTTGAAATTCGGCGTTATCGCTTTCGCCATACCCTGCTCAATGTCGAACCGGAAACTTTAGCCGGTTTAAAAACCCTGCGCCGCCTCGGATTCAAAACCGGTTTAATATCAAACTGCGGCTGGGATGAAATTGCGGCCTGGAACGACTCACCACTTGCCCCGTTATTTGACACCGTACTTTTCTCCTGTGAAGTTAAATTGAAAAAACCCGACCCGGCGATTTACCATCTTGCTGCCCGCAACCTTGCGGTACCCGTTGCCCACTGTCTGTTCGTTGGCAACGGTGGCTCCCAGGAACTAACCGGTGCCCGCAACGCTGGTATGACACCGGTCCTCATTACCCGTCATCTTGAAGTGATAAACCCCGAACGTATCATCGATGTCCTGCCCGATGCCCGTATTGTTATCCGCCGGATTAGCGAACTGGCGTTGATTTTAACCCGGAAATAA
- a CDS encoding NAD(P)H-hydrate dehydratase, which translates to MKEIDRKAIENWGISGLVLMENAGRAVVDFIEEEVGKVKGKKFVVVCGKGNNGGDGFVITRHLLNRDARVDCILLGERTRLKGDARTNAEILRQAGIPIRETTHPDEISSIISTAQFIVDAIFGTGLSAPPTDIFAQTIQLINESAAYVISVDLPSGLDADTGKVFGTAVKANLTVTMGAPKYGLVLYPGKIFTGKLRIADIGIPKTLIEQHADTFLVTATSARQHLPPRRPDGHKGTFGTCLVIAGARGYSGAACLTAMAAVRAGAGLVRLAFPRSLAPVIEAQILEPVKHPLPETADETLSPEAANTILELAAGATSIAIGPGITTQSQTKTLIREILPRLSRPVVLDADGINNLVGAEELIPQCSAPIILTPHPGELSRLIGIPPDEINTNRIEIARTTAKRFNCVLVLKGAPTVTATPQGRVFVNPTGNSGLGSGGTGDILTGLIAGLLAQGASPLDAALTGVFLHGRAADLAVQELSEYSLCARDLLQFLPRAFTELLSC; encoded by the coding sequence ATGAAAGAAATCGATCGGAAAGCGATTGAAAACTGGGGGATAAGTGGATTGGTGTTAATGGAAAACGCGGGCCGGGCGGTCGTCGACTTTATTGAAGAAGAAGTAGGAAAGGTCAAGGGGAAAAAGTTCGTCGTTGTTTGTGGTAAGGGCAACAATGGCGGTGACGGTTTTGTCATAACCCGCCATCTGCTCAATCGGGACGCAAGGGTCGATTGCATCCTTTTAGGAGAACGGACACGATTAAAAGGTGATGCCCGCACCAACGCCGAAATTTTACGCCAAGCCGGTATCCCTATTCGAGAAACAACCCATCCGGATGAAATATCTTCAATCATCAGTACCGCCCAGTTTATCGTTGATGCCATATTTGGAACCGGGCTCTCTGCACCCCCAACCGATATCTTTGCCCAAACAATTCAACTTATTAATGAAAGCGCCGCTTATGTAATAAGTGTTGACCTTCCTTCCGGTCTTGATGCCGATACGGGAAAGGTCTTCGGTACTGCGGTAAAAGCCAATCTTACGGTGACAATGGGAGCACCAAAGTACGGGCTGGTTCTATATCCGGGGAAAATTTTTACCGGTAAATTACGCATTGCTGATATTGGAATTCCCAAAACCCTAATTGAGCAACACGCCGATACCTTTTTAGTAACCGCAACCTCGGCCCGGCAACACCTGCCCCCACGGCGTCCTGATGGCCATAAAGGAACATTTGGCACCTGTTTAGTTATTGCCGGAGCACGTGGCTACTCGGGTGCCGCCTGTCTCACCGCAATGGCTGCAGTGCGCGCGGGCGCGGGATTGGTGCGTCTCGCCTTCCCCAGAAGCCTTGCTCCGGTAATCGAAGCCCAAATCCTTGAACCTGTTAAACACCCTCTTCCGGAGACCGCTGATGAGACGCTCAGTCCCGAAGCCGCTAACACAATCCTTGAACTTGCCGCTGGTGCCACCAGCATCGCAATCGGTCCGGGAATTACCACCCAATCCCAGACCAAAACTTTAATCCGGGAAATCCTGCCCCGTCTCAGCAGACCGGTAGTTCTTGACGCCGATGGCATCAACAACCTTGTCGGTGCCGAAGAGTTAATCCCGCAATGCTCCGCACCAATTATTCTTACCCCTCACCCTGGTGAACTCAGCCGATTAATCGGAATTCCGCCGGATGAAATCAATACCAATCGAATAGAAATCGCCCGTACTACCGCTAAGCGGTTCAATTGCGTACTCGTTTTGAAAGGCGCTCCCACCGTTACTGCAACACCGCAAGGTCGGGTGTTTGTCAACCCAACTGGAAACTCCGGCTTGGGCTCGGGTGGCACGGGCGATATTCTCACCGGGTTGATTGCTGGATTACTGGCTCAAGGCGCCTCACCTCTTGACGCTGCCCTTACCGGTGTTTTCTTACACGGCAGGGCCGCGGACCTCGCGGTTCAAGAACTTTCCGAATACTCCCTTTGCGCCCGGGACCTTTTACAATTTCTTCCTCGTGCCTTTACCGAACTTCTCTCTTGTTGA
- a CDS encoding cold shock domain-containing protein gives MLKGRVKWYDSDKGYGMIQGVDDGRTVFVHFSDVDGGKRDLLRIEDEVEFELLETPQGPRAINVRKILPENQAGS, from the coding sequence ATGCTTAAAGGCAGAGTGAAATGGTACGATTCGGATAAAGGTTACGGTATGATTCAAGGGGTGGACGATGGGCGTACTGTTTTCGTTCATTTTTCCGATGTCGATGGCGGGAAAAGGGATTTACTGAGAATCGAAGACGAGGTTGAGTTTGAACTGCTGGAAACGCCCCAGGGACCCCGGGCGATAAATGTGCGTAAAATCCTGCCCGAAAATCAAGCCGGTTCTTAG
- the gyrA gene encoding DNA gyrase subunit A, producing MNDNSVIPVYIEDEVRKSFLDYAMSVIVARALPDVRDGLKPVQRRILWTMQEMGLFPNRPFRKSAAVVGDVLGKYHPHGDAAVYDALVRMAQDFSLRYPLVQGQGNFGSIDGDAAAAYRYTEARLAPLAMELLRDLDKDTVDFQPNFDERLKEPVVLPAAFPNLLANGATGIAVGMATSIPPHNLGELIDGLVALIDNPDITVSELMRWIKGPDFPTGGTVVGLDGIKQTYETGRGSFIVRGKVVFEEVKAGRDRLVITEIPYQVNKSALVERIAELVREKKIQGVADLRDESDREGMRIVLELKKETPKEVVLNQLFKWTPLESSFGAILLVLVNGEPKVLNLKGLLEKFLEFRLEVVTRRTKFELARAEERAHILEGLKIALKSIDAVIELIKRSKDVETARKGLMDRFKLTQRQADAILEMRLSRLTGLEREKIDAEYKELIKEIARLKSLLASKKMMMGEIRQELLELKQKFGDERRTEILAEKPADVSIEDLIKEEDMVVTVTHRGYIKRMPVSVYRRQGRGGQGRTGVPVAEEDFVEGLFIASTHDYMMFFTDRGRCYWQKVYEIPEGSYASKGRSIANLVEMEKGEVTTSYVAVREFSADRYVFFVTRQGIVKRTSLEAFSNPRRKGIIAMTVDDKDALIATLLTCGNDEILLVTRNGMGIKFKETDVREMGRNAAGVRGIKLGKGDEVIGAVVCAAGRSLLTIFDNGFGKRTDFELFPTQKRGGKGVIAAKPVEKSGRLACAKAVSETSEIIVTSRQGIVIRVKCSEIRKCGRATTGVKVMAVEKGDAVVDVALVED from the coding sequence GTGAATGACAATTCGGTAATCCCGGTATATATCGAAGATGAGGTGCGTAAGTCCTTTCTGGACTACGCAATGTCGGTTATTGTTGCCCGGGCGCTGCCTGATGTTCGTGATGGTTTGAAACCGGTGCAGCGCCGGATTCTCTGGACGATGCAGGAGATGGGGCTGTTTCCCAATCGCCCATTCCGTAAGTCGGCGGCGGTGGTGGGAGATGTTCTCGGTAAGTATCATCCCCATGGTGATGCGGCGGTTTACGATGCGCTGGTGCGAATGGCACAGGATTTTTCGTTGCGTTATCCGCTCGTCCAGGGGCAGGGGAATTTTGGTTCGATTGATGGCGATGCCGCGGCTGCCTATCGCTATACCGAAGCCCGACTGGCGCCGCTGGCGATGGAACTTCTCCGGGATTTGGATAAAGATACGGTTGACTTTCAACCCAATTTTGATGAAAGATTAAAAGAGCCGGTGGTCCTGCCGGCAGCATTTCCCAATCTTTTAGCTAACGGTGCAACCGGCATTGCGGTTGGAATGGCGACGAGTATCCCGCCGCACAATTTAGGCGAGTTAATTGATGGACTGGTTGCCCTGATTGACAATCCCGATATCACGGTGAGTGAGTTGATGCGCTGGATAAAAGGTCCGGACTTCCCTACCGGGGGAACGGTTGTTGGTCTGGACGGAATAAAGCAGACTTATGAAACAGGCCGGGGAAGTTTTATCGTGCGCGGTAAGGTTGTATTCGAAGAGGTAAAGGCGGGGCGCGACCGACTGGTGATTACCGAAATTCCTTATCAGGTTAATAAGTCAGCGCTGGTAGAGCGCATTGCCGAGCTGGTGCGCGAGAAGAAGATTCAGGGCGTTGCTGACCTGCGCGATGAGTCCGACCGGGAGGGGATGAGAATCGTCCTCGAGTTGAAGAAAGAGACGCCCAAAGAGGTTGTGTTGAATCAACTGTTTAAGTGGACACCGCTGGAGTCAAGTTTTGGGGCAATTCTTTTGGTACTGGTCAACGGCGAGCCCAAGGTTTTGAATTTGAAGGGGCTACTTGAGAAGTTTCTCGAATTTCGGTTAGAGGTTGTTACCAGGCGAACTAAATTTGAACTGGCAAGGGCCGAGGAACGAGCACATATCCTTGAAGGGTTGAAGATTGCCCTGAAGAGTATCGATGCGGTTATTGAACTTATCAAGCGTTCTAAAGATGTTGAGACGGCGCGTAAAGGTTTGATGGATAGGTTCAAACTTACCCAGCGTCAGGCAGACGCGATTCTCGAAATGCGGTTGTCGCGGCTCACCGGACTGGAGCGAGAGAAAATCGACGCCGAGTATAAGGAGTTGATTAAAGAGATTGCCCGGTTGAAGAGTCTTTTGGCTTCCAAGAAGATGATGATGGGTGAAATCCGGCAGGAGTTGCTGGAGTTAAAACAGAAGTTCGGCGATGAGCGACGCACCGAAATTCTTGCGGAAAAACCGGCCGATGTTTCTATTGAAGATTTAATTAAAGAAGAGGATATGGTGGTGACCGTCACGCATCGGGGGTACATCAAACGGATGCCGGTAAGCGTTTACCGTCGTCAGGGACGGGGCGGTCAAGGAAGAACTGGTGTTCCGGTGGCAGAGGAGGATTTTGTTGAAGGGTTGTTTATCGCCTCAACCCACGACTATATGATGTTCTTTACCGACCGGGGAAGGTGTTACTGGCAGAAGGTGTATGAGATTCCCGAGGGTTCTTATGCTTCCAAAGGGCGTTCAATTGCCAATTTAGTTGAGATGGAGAAGGGTGAAGTGACAACTTCCTATGTGGCGGTGCGAGAATTTTCTGCCGACCGGTATGTTTTCTTCGTCACGCGCCAGGGAATCGTTAAACGCACAAGTCTTGAGGCATTCTCTAATCCGCGGCGGAAAGGTATTATTGCGATGACAGTAGACGATAAGGATGCGTTGATTGCTACCCTTTTGACTTGCGGAAATGATGAGATTCTACTCGTGACGAGAAATGGTATGGGTATAAAGTTCAAGGAAACCGATGTTCGGGAGATGGGAAGGAATGCGGCTGGGGTCCGGGGAATCAAATTAGGAAAAGGCGATGAGGTTATTGGGGCGGTAGTTTGTGCCGCCGGTCGGTCGCTGTTAACGATATTTGATAACGGGTTTGGTAAACGTACCGATTTCGAATTGTTCCCTACCCAGAAACGCGGTGGTAAAGGTGTGATTGCCGCAAAGCCGGTGGAAAAATCAGGGCGCCTTGCCTGCGCCAAGGCGGTAAGCGAAACATCGGAAATAATCGTTACATCGAGGCAAGGGATTGTAATCCGGGTGAAGTGTTCTGAAATCCGAAAGTGTGGTCGGGCAACAACCGGGGTGAAGGTGATGGCGGTGGAAAAAGGCGATGCGGTGGTCGATGTCGCCCTGGTTGAAGATTAA
- a CDS encoding MFS transporter: MPNRYVVLLRNKNFLFLTLAGAMSQLGDRLSHMLLITLIGVAAPGKLLAYSGGSLTFVFPTLILSPIAGVLVDHWDKRKTISRTHFIQTTILLLTPFAMKLTHNFTPFWVALTLFFGLDIFNNTANPALLPNLVASDKLLLANSVSLAFARIATVLGMVIGGFLIKWAGWNNALFIDASCHLIAGFLILNIITTRTTAVAYSAPQPRASILLSLINALKQFFSDLVELIRLVLHNRIVAFVLASIVISTFISAVSYTILIYLVQQVLNMGTAGVGIFAGILAIGMIAGAAVMGLLPPNINRPLVIVTITILYGLLFFIGNWLITVWFMIVVALIAGVAFSWLGIVQSTLLQEEVAPTIRGRIFSTREFVTNSTFLITTVVIGILGDFTSYRIALLAIGIALIVLGSAGFFWVHNGLIPARRLNPDD, encoded by the coding sequence GTGCCCAACCGATATGTCGTGCTCCTGCGCAACAAAAACTTTCTTTTTTTAACCCTTGCCGGAGCGATGTCACAGTTAGGCGACCGTCTTTCCCATATGCTGCTAATTACGCTTATTGGCGTTGCCGCACCCGGGAAACTACTCGCCTATTCGGGCGGCTCTCTTACCTTCGTGTTCCCCACCTTAATACTCTCGCCGATTGCCGGTGTCTTAGTTGACCACTGGGACAAACGCAAAACCATCAGCCGCACCCACTTCATCCAGACAACAATTCTGCTCTTAACCCCGTTTGCCATGAAACTTACCCATAACTTCACCCCCTTCTGGGTCGCACTGACTTTATTCTTTGGACTGGATATCTTCAACAACACCGCCAATCCCGCGCTCCTGCCCAATCTGGTCGCCTCGGACAAATTACTCCTCGCCAATTCCGTGAGCCTCGCCTTCGCACGCATCGCCACAGTTTTAGGAATGGTAATTGGGGGATTTCTGATTAAATGGGCAGGCTGGAACAATGCGCTATTTATCGACGCTTCCTGTCATCTTATTGCCGGTTTTTTAATCCTTAACATCATAACCACCAGAACAACGGCAGTCGCATATTCTGCGCCCCAACCTCGTGCCAGTATCCTCTTGAGCTTGATCAATGCCTTAAAACAGTTTTTTAGTGACCTAGTAGAACTCATCCGTTTGGTTTTACACAACCGAATTGTTGCCTTTGTCCTCGCTTCTATCGTCATTTCCACTTTCATCTCTGCCGTCTCTTACACAATTCTCATCTACCTTGTACAGCAGGTTTTGAATATGGGCACGGCCGGAGTTGGTATCTTTGCCGGGATTTTGGCAATCGGTATGATTGCCGGCGCGGCGGTGATGGGACTTTTACCACCGAATATCAACCGTCCTCTTGTCATCGTCACGATCACAATTTTATACGGCTTACTTTTTTTCATTGGTAACTGGCTCATAACCGTCTGGTTTATGATTGTTGTCGCACTCATCGCCGGCGTTGCCTTTTCCTGGTTGGGGATTGTTCAAAGTACCCTCTTACAGGAGGAAGTGGCACCAACCATCCGGGGCCGAATTTTCTCCACGCGCGAATTCGTCACCAACAGCACCTTCCTCATCACCACCGTCGTCATCGGCATCCTCGGTGACTTTACATCCTACCGCATCGCCCTTCTTGCCATTGGCATCGCTTTAATTGTTCTGGGAAGCGCCGGGTTTTTCTGGGTCCATAATGGACTAATTCCGGCCCGCCGATTAAACCCGGACGATTAG
- a CDS encoding deoxynucleoside kinase: MEQRLKYIAVEGPIGVGKTALAELLARRLSARLVQEVVEENPFLEKFYRDIRGYAFQTQLFFLLSRHRQLREIFQSRIIMVAGELIPEPAVVSDYLFDKDRIFATLNLNEPELALYYRIYELVKNDIPKPDLVVYLQAQVDVLLARIRQRGRSFEANIEPEYLNNLSNLYNSFFLHYEEAPVLIVNTDRLNFVNNPEDFEGLFRAIVEHDRGRKFYSPRSRKR; the protein is encoded by the coding sequence GTGGAACAACGGTTGAAATATATTGCGGTTGAGGGACCAATCGGTGTTGGGAAAACGGCGTTGGCGGAATTACTTGCCCGGCGTTTGTCGGCAAGGCTGGTGCAAGAAGTGGTCGAAGAAAATCCATTTTTAGAAAAGTTCTACCGTGATATCCGCGGTTACGCATTCCAAACCCAGCTGTTTTTTCTCCTTTCCCGGCATCGACAGTTGCGGGAGATTTTTCAGAGCAGGATAATCATGGTGGCAGGAGAACTAATTCCCGAACCGGCGGTGGTAAGTGACTATCTTTTCGATAAAGACCGTATTTTTGCGACACTTAATCTCAACGAACCCGAATTGGCGCTTTACTATCGGATTTATGAACTGGTAAAGAATGATATCCCGAAGCCGGATTTGGTTGTTTATCTGCAAGCCCAGGTTGATGTTCTTCTGGCACGAATCCGGCAAAGGGGACGCAGTTTTGAGGCAAATATCGAGCCTGAATATCTCAACAATTTGAGCAACCTTTACAACTCTTTTTTTCTCCATTACGAAGAGGCACCCGTTCTAATCGTCAATACCGACCGGCTTAATTTCGTGAACAATCCGGAGGATTTCGAGGGGCTGTTTCGGGCGATTGTTGAGCACGACCGAGGGAGGAAGTTTTATTCGCCCCGGAGTCGGAAACGTTAA
- the panC gene encoding pantoate--beta-alanine ligase: protein MKVVRTIREMQRLATQMRARGKLGFVPTMGALHQGHLELVRVAQQRCDGVVVSIFVNPMQFGPKEDYQRYPRDFARDRKLLREIGVDVIFYPDVHEMYPENYSTYVEVEGLTQHLCGKSRPGHFRGVATVVAKLFNIVKPHIAVFGQKDAQQAFVIKRMVRDLNFDIEIVVVPTVREPDGLAMSSRNSYLTPDERQQAVVLYKALRHAEQLIKDGERDARKVKRAMRRIIQNSSSGRIDYIEIVDTDYLKPIQLIKNEILIALAVYFGKARLIDNLIVRV from the coding sequence ATGAAAGTCGTTAGAACGATAAGGGAGATGCAACGACTTGCCACGCAGATGCGGGCAAGGGGAAAACTGGGATTTGTGCCGACGATGGGAGCCCTGCATCAAGGGCATCTGGAACTGGTGCGGGTAGCACAGCAGCGGTGTGATGGGGTGGTGGTATCTATTTTTGTCAATCCGATGCAGTTTGGTCCCAAGGAAGATTACCAACGCTACCCGCGCGATTTTGCGCGCGACCGGAAATTGCTGCGCGAAATCGGGGTTGATGTGATATTTTATCCCGATGTTCACGAGATGTATCCGGAAAACTACTCAACTTATGTTGAGGTTGAAGGGTTGACTCAGCATCTCTGTGGCAAGTCCCGGCCCGGTCATTTTCGCGGTGTGGCCACGGTTGTTGCCAAACTTTTTAATATCGTAAAGCCCCACATTGCGGTGTTCGGGCAGAAAGACGCCCAGCAGGCTTTTGTCATTAAGAGGATGGTGCGGGATTTAAACTTTGATATTGAGATTGTCGTTGTGCCCACGGTGCGTGAACCTGATGGGTTAGCTATGAGTTCCCGTAACTCCTATTTAACTCCTGATGAACGGCAACAGGCGGTGGTGCTCTATAAAGCACTGCGCCATGCTGAGCAGCTGATAAAGGATGGGGAACGGGATGCTCGAAAGGTCAAACGGGCAATGCGCCGTATAATCCAGAACTCCTCGTCAGGGAGAATTGATTATATTGAAATTGTTGATACAGATTACTTAAAACCAATACAATTAATTAAAAATGAAATACTTATTGCGCTGGCAGTTTATTTTGGTAAAGCGAGGTTGATCGACAATCTAATCGTCCGGGTTTAA
- a CDS encoding 4Fe-4S binding protein, with the protein MDWFLILKSLLVLGGLGLILAVVLLIAYLKLTVKVDEREAQIRSVLPGANCGACGYPGCDGYAAAIVAGKAPLNACSVGGPAVAEKIGQIMGQEVTASQPQVAVLICRGGKEQAPNRFEYRGAEDCRQAALLLGGPKACIYGCVGLGHCVKVCPVNAIKMGENRLPVIDEKTCIGCGKCVKECPKGTLRLIPRSKLVYLACVSHDRGKAVKDVCSVGCIACGLCVKVCPVGALKMENNLPVMDFSKCIDCGICVHKCPTKSFIDRAPGRPKASINPRCNGCGECIKVCQFKAIEGEPGKQHRVIPEKCIGCGQCVLVCPVKAIDLVGALGHSMKTV; encoded by the coding sequence ATGGACTGGTTTCTAATTTTAAAATCACTATTAGTTCTCGGTGGCTTGGGTCTTATCCTCGCAGTTGTCCTCCTGATCGCCTACCTGAAACTTACCGTCAAAGTTGACGAACGTGAGGCACAGATTCGTTCCGTCCTGCCCGGAGCTAACTGTGGTGCCTGTGGTTATCCCGGCTGTGATGGCTATGCTGCTGCGATTGTCGCCGGTAAAGCCCCGTTAAATGCCTGCTCGGTTGGTGGTCCTGCCGTCGCTGAAAAAATTGGCCAGATTATGGGCCAGGAGGTAACAGCCTCCCAACCCCAGGTTGCAGTGTTAATCTGTCGGGGCGGGAAAGAACAAGCCCCGAACCGATTTGAATACCGGGGTGCCGAAGACTGCCGGCAGGCAGCGCTTCTACTCGGCGGGCCTAAAGCCTGCATCTACGGTTGCGTCGGGTTAGGGCATTGCGTCAAAGTCTGCCCGGTCAATGCGATTAAGATGGGAGAAAACAGACTTCCCGTAATTGACGAAAAGACCTGTATTGGGTGCGGTAAATGTGTCAAAGAGTGCCCCAAAGGCACGCTGCGCCTTATCCCCCGTTCGAAACTGGTCTACCTCGCCTGTGTATCCCACGACCGCGGGAAAGCGGTCAAGGATGTTTGCTCGGTTGGTTGCATCGCCTGTGGTCTTTGTGTCAAAGTTTGCCCGGTCGGCGCCCTGAAAATGGAAAACAACCTGCCGGTTATGGATTTCAGCAAATGTATCGACTGCGGGATTTGCGTCCACAAATGTCCGACTAAATCGTTCATTGACCGCGCCCCGGGACGCCCGAAAGCTTCGATCAACCCCCGCTGCAACGGCTGTGGTGAATGCATCAAAGTTTGCCAGTTCAAAGCAATTGAAGGTGAACCCGGTAAACAGCACCGGGTTATTCCGGAAAAATGTATCGGGTGTGGCCAATGTGTCCTGGTCTGTCCGGTTAAAGCAATTGACCTTGTCGGCGCGCTCGGCCATTCAATGAAAACTGTCTGA
- a CDS encoding outer membrane lipoprotein-sorting protein, which translates to MGKIKRIMLLLGGLFIGVYGMSAQEVLNRLRNSTTAQDRRVKAVMRITDKSKRVQERTLRMVMKGDKKMLVTFISPAELRGVSFLTTAPENMWVYLPAQGRVRRISGSAADQSFGGSDFSYKEMASISFGTSVASGEADEVELNGVKAYLITLEQDGERSRLWVEMERFLPLRLEKIARDGRVAKCIVFADFQKANEVWIPRTVRLDNLARGTITELKLLDVEIDVGIKDTYFTEENMKKGA; encoded by the coding sequence ATGGGTAAAATAAAAAGAATAATGCTGCTTCTGGGCGGACTTTTTATCGGGGTTTACGGAATGAGCGCCCAGGAGGTTTTGAATCGGTTACGAAATAGCACTACAGCTCAGGACCGCCGGGTTAAAGCGGTAATGCGGATAACCGATAAAAGTAAAAGGGTGCAGGAGCGCACCTTGCGGATGGTGATGAAGGGTGACAAGAAGATGCTGGTGACTTTTATTTCGCCTGCTGAGTTACGAGGAGTGAGTTTTCTTACGACAGCGCCGGAAAATATGTGGGTCTATCTGCCCGCGCAGGGCCGGGTAAGGAGAATTTCCGGGAGTGCTGCGGACCAGAGTTTTGGCGGGTCAGACTTTTCGTATAAAGAGATGGCAAGTATATCGTTCGGAACGAGTGTCGCCTCCGGGGAGGCGGATGAAGTGGAACTTAACGGAGTAAAGGCTTATCTTATTACGCTGGAACAGGATGGCGAAAGGAGCCGACTCTGGGTGGAGATGGAGCGGTTTCTCCCATTACGATTGGAAAAGATTGCCCGGGACGGGCGTGTGGCAAAATGTATAGTTTTTGCCGATTTCCAAAAGGCAAATGAGGTCTGGATTCCCCGAACGGTGCGATTGGACAACCTGGCACGGGGTACGATAACCGAGTTAAAACTCCTTGATGTTGAGATTGATGTGGGGATTAAGGACACTTACTTTACAGAAGAGAATATGAAAAAGGGGGCATAA
- the panB gene encoding 3-methyl-2-oxobutanoate hydroxymethyltransferase: MATPIDKVTTLRVMKKKMRGEKIVCLTAYDYPFARILDEAGVDIILVGDSVANVVYGMKTTIGIGMDEMVYHTRAVASGVKRALVVSDMPFLSYQVSLEQAIENAGRLLKAGAEAVKLEGAGPVLETVRRLVDYGIPVMGHLGLTPQSVHKLGGYRLQARRPEEQEKLLTDAQALAAAGCFAIILEKVPAEAASKVTKALQIPVIGIGAGPECDGQILVLQDMLGMFEEEPYKFVKRYAELNRMTRQAVQEYVAEVRQGKFPGPEHSFYTDESR; this comes from the coding sequence ATGGCGACCCCGATTGATAAAGTTACTACCCTGCGAGTAATGAAAAAAAAGATGCGCGGGGAGAAAATCGTCTGTTTGACCGCCTACGATTATCCATTTGCTCGAATTTTAGACGAAGCGGGGGTTGATATAATTCTGGTCGGGGATTCGGTTGCAAATGTGGTCTACGGGATGAAAACAACCATCGGTATTGGTATGGATGAGATGGTGTATCACACCCGAGCGGTTGCGAGCGGTGTGAAACGGGCACTGGTTGTGAGTGATATGCCTTTCTTGTCTTATCAGGTATCACTTGAACAGGCGATTGAGAATGCCGGGCGTTTGCTTAAGGCTGGTGCCGAAGCGGTGAAACTGGAAGGTGCCGGGCCGGTTCTGGAAACGGTGCGGCGTTTGGTTGATTATGGAATACCGGTGATGGGGCATCTTGGGCTTACGCCGCAATCGGTCCATAAGTTAGGTGGTTATCGGCTGCAGGCTCGGCGACCTGAAGAACAAGAGAAATTGCTAACGGATGCCCAGGCGCTGGCAGCGGCAGGATGCTTTGCCATCATTCTGGAAAAAGTCCCGGCCGAGGCAGCATCAAAAGTAACAAAGGCGCTACAGATTCCGGTAATCGGAATTGGCGCTGGTCCTGAATGTGATGGTCAGATACTGGTACTGCAGGATATGCTCGGGATGTTTGAAGAAGAGCCGTACAAATTCGTAAAGCGTTATGCAGAACTAAATCGGATGACGCGGCAGGCGGTTCAGGAATATGTTGCCGAGGTGCGCCAGGGGAAATTTCCCGGTCCCGAGCACTCGTTTTACACCGATGAAAGTCGTTAG